A genomic segment from Leptolyngbya boryana PCC 6306 encodes:
- a CDS encoding chemotaxis protein CheW: MLLLLFHIGNNLCAIDTSKIVEILPMVILRRIQLDRNSVVGVFNYRGRMIPVVDLCHLISDQPSQICYRTRIILVQSTSAARPIGLIAARVTETLKISIEDAETAEFITESPELGKLLLTEQGMVQLIHWEHLVSDVLAALPNEAKEGEECKTRLNSF, encoded by the coding sequence ATGCTACTGCTCCTGTTTCACATTGGAAACAATCTCTGTGCGATCGACACAAGTAAGATCGTTGAGATCCTACCCATGGTGATACTGAGAAGGATTCAACTCGATCGTAATTCTGTGGTCGGAGTTTTCAACTATCGTGGGCGAATGATTCCTGTCGTTGATCTGTGTCATCTGATCAGCGATCAGCCTAGCCAGATTTGTTATCGTACTCGGATTATTTTGGTACAAAGTACTTCTGCTGCAAGACCGATCGGTTTAATTGCAGCCCGAGTCACTGAAACCTTAAAAATCTCGATCGAAGACGCAGAAACAGCAGAGTTCATCACGGAATCCCCTGAACTGGGCAAACTCTTACTCACCGAACAGGGGATGGTTCAACTGATTCACTGGGAGCATCTTGTCTCAGATGTGCTTGCCGCACTCCCGAATGAAGCTAAGGAGGGCGAAGAGTGCAAGACTCGATTGAACTCATTCTGA
- a CDS encoding DUF3172 domain-containing protein has translation MKRRPRGNSYNDDRYDDRYDEYLPPNRGTPPVNKTPSWFNATAIAVIAGIFILGIGVGIAFSAATPTNPTSVVTNLQIDQQAPNPELCIQNGASAISVNTRLYVTLNPFKVFVAQAAMEPACILRRANWTVLEQRKLLTSDQTRECRQKMNTFGYVGNLDNKDKVSIDCVYQSDNAKNLFLGGASTPTIGNDDQF, from the coding sequence ATGAAGCGTAGACCTAGAGGCAACTCCTACAACGACGATCGCTACGACGATCGTTATGATGAATACCTACCCCCTAATCGAGGAACTCCTCCTGTGAACAAGACACCCTCTTGGTTCAATGCAACCGCGATCGCGGTGATTGCAGGTATTTTCATCTTAGGAATTGGTGTTGGGATTGCTTTTAGTGCTGCAACGCCGACGAATCCCACGAGCGTCGTCACGAACTTACAAATTGATCAACAAGCTCCTAATCCCGAACTTTGTATCCAAAACGGAGCCAGTGCGATTTCGGTGAATACGCGCCTGTATGTGACCCTGAACCCGTTCAAAGTGTTTGTGGCTCAAGCTGCAATGGAGCCGGCTTGTATTTTGAGACGCGCCAACTGGACAGTCTTAGAGCAGCGTAAATTGCTGACTTCTGATCAGACTCGCGAATGCCGTCAGAAGATGAACACCTTCGGCTATGTGGGCAATCTCGACAATAAAGATAAAGTCTCGATCGATTGCGTCTACCAAAGCGACAATGCCAAGAATCTCTTCCTTGGCGGCGCTTCAACGCCCACAATTGGCAACGATGATCAGTTCTAA
- a CDS encoding CheR family methyltransferase encodes MQDSIELILKQKLGLDANSVGSRIIARAIAQRRTACQIADDAAYLALVQSSPQELNQLIEAVVIPETWFFRDQGAFAALQEYAETQRICHPQQRMKLLSLPCSTGEEPYSIAITLLKAGFTPDQFQIDAIDVSQQALAKAERAIYSQKSFRGNSLAECDRYFQQTNDGYAVRAEIRKTINFIHGNILQPHFLIAKQYHVVFCRNLLIYLDRSARLQSLDALDQVLLPLGLLFLGAVETPQLAHRAYQLIHYPAAFAFQKQSPDNRLLTPDSKLIKQKQPHQSSNSPSLIRQRSNSIALPPLQSAPTLLETAQDLADRGKLLSAAELCESYIRTYPGQAPAYLLLGQIYQGLNRLKQAEQSFQKALYLNPDTYEALIYLALLKEQQGNNIESQRFRKRAARLINSGYSSSSGS; translated from the coding sequence GTGCAAGACTCGATTGAACTCATTCTGAAACAGAAGTTAGGACTCGATGCGAATAGTGTAGGTTCGCGAATCATTGCCCGTGCGATTGCACAACGACGGACTGCGTGCCAGATCGCGGATGATGCAGCTTATCTCGCTTTAGTTCAATCTTCGCCTCAAGAGCTTAATCAATTGATCGAAGCCGTTGTGATTCCGGAAACCTGGTTTTTTCGAGACCAAGGAGCGTTTGCAGCGCTGCAAGAATATGCGGAAACGCAAAGAATTTGCCATCCTCAGCAGAGGATGAAACTGTTAAGTTTGCCCTGCTCGACTGGAGAAGAGCCTTATTCGATCGCGATAACACTGTTAAAAGCAGGATTCACTCCTGATCAATTTCAGATCGATGCGATCGATGTGAGTCAACAAGCGTTAGCGAAGGCAGAACGAGCAATTTACAGTCAAAAGTCATTTCGAGGCAACAGTCTTGCAGAGTGCGATCGCTATTTTCAGCAGACGAATGACGGTTATGCAGTGCGCGCAGAAATACGTAAAACCATCAATTTTATACATGGCAACATTTTGCAACCGCATTTCTTGATCGCAAAACAGTATCACGTTGTTTTTTGTCGCAATTTATTAATTTATCTCGACCGCTCTGCTCGCCTGCAATCGCTTGATGCACTTGACCAAGTTCTTTTGCCCCTCGGTTTACTGTTTTTAGGAGCGGTCGAAACTCCCCAACTTGCTCATCGAGCTTATCAATTGATCCATTATCCTGCTGCATTTGCCTTTCAGAAGCAGTCTCCAGACAATCGGTTACTTACACCCGACTCTAAACTGATCAAGCAGAAACAACCTCATCAATCCTCAAATTCACCGAGTCTCATCAGACAGAGATCGAATTCGATCGCTCTGCCCCCTCTGCAGTCTGCACCTACTTTATTAGAGACGGCTCAAGACCTCGCCGATCGCGGAAAACTCCTATCCGCTGCAGAACTCTGCGAATCCTATATCAGAACCTATCCAGGGCAAGCTCCTGCATACTTGCTCCTCGGACAGATTTATCAAGGACTCAATCGGCTTAAACAGGCAGAACAATCGTTTCAAAAAGCACTCTATCTGAACCCAGACACCTACGAAGCATTAATCTATCTTGCGCTGTTGAAAGAGCAGCAAGGCAATAACATAGAATCACAGCGGTTTAGAAAGCGAGCAGCGCGGCTGATCAATTCAGGATATTCGTCTTCATCAGGTAGTTAA
- a CDS encoding ABC transporter permease gives MRSAQLRRSPLSTLLQDSLTVFWGDWLDLRVRIVQIVSSGLVSPLIYILAFGLGLGSSLDTVTKPSAGDNYLQFILPGMVALSSMVISFGGTTFSICGDRLFTKTFEEMLLMPVHPLAVHLGKMMAGILRGLLTASSVILVAIIFTGKVWSFLNPLFLLVLTLNCAVFAGLGVIVGLNVKSLEGVGIYNNFVIVPMSFLGGTFFDASTLPIALKAIVYLLPLTYTTLGMRAAAYLPIQQFPWFVIPVLLVMAIVLSGIGAYQFSHLQD, from the coding sequence ATGCGTTCTGCTCAACTGCGTCGTTCTCCGTTGTCTACCTTGCTGCAAGATAGTTTGACTGTCTTTTGGGGCGATTGGCTGGATTTGCGGGTGCGGATTGTGCAGATTGTCTCTTCGGGGCTGGTTTCGCCCTTAATTTATATTTTGGCGTTTGGATTAGGTCTAGGCAGTTCTTTAGATACTGTGACGAAGCCGAGTGCCGGAGACAATTATTTGCAGTTCATTCTGCCGGGAATGGTTGCACTGTCTTCGATGGTGATTAGTTTTGGAGGAACGACGTTTTCGATCTGTGGCGATCGCTTATTTACGAAAACGTTTGAGGAGATGCTATTGATGCCCGTTCACCCGTTAGCAGTACATCTGGGCAAAATGATGGCGGGAATTCTGCGGGGATTACTCACAGCTAGCTCAGTGATTCTGGTTGCTATCATCTTTACAGGAAAAGTTTGGAGCTTTCTGAATCCGCTATTTTTGCTGGTACTCACCCTCAATTGTGCTGTGTTTGCTGGATTGGGGGTGATTGTTGGGCTGAATGTAAAATCGCTCGAAGGCGTTGGAATTTACAACAATTTTGTGATTGTTCCCATGTCTTTTCTAGGTGGGACATTTTTTGACGCTTCTACTTTACCGATCGCACTCAAAGCGATCGTCTATTTACTGCCACTGACTTACACAACCTTGGGAATGCGGGCGGCAGCTTACTTGCCGATTCAGCAATTTCCTTGGTTTGTGATTCCGGTGCTGCTCGTCATGGCGATCGTGCTATCCGGCATTGGAGCCTATCAATTTTCACATTTGCAGGATTGA
- a CDS encoding response regulator, with translation MRILLIESESQTTAAITTALNAQQYAIDAVDQGQVAIEMVQAYEYDLLIMTAGAELAEIRWCRTLRSQNYSAPILMLMTTNNSRDRVLALNAGADDCLAKPFDIAELVARVQSLLRRRQAVFTSSLDWDALKLYPDSRRVTWQDNPLSLTAKEFRLLQLFLENPLRIFSKDVILDRLWDASEAPGEGTVASHIKGLRQKLKASGITYEVIETIYGLGYRLTPPPDAKNKSTLSSPDRAVLQQEVLAEVAAMQADLRESLDEEVAIFEQFAAQLVAGQLNQSLLSQAQYQAHQLIGTLGSLGLSEGSQVAQQIDQLLQTSGSLGQADAERLLQLVASLSIAIAAAPSIAIPALSPNVDSIRLLIIDDDTTLTKVLRRAAIATGFEVEVATTLEQGRAALRRSYSGEIPPPDVVLLDLIFADSEEDGLSLLSELAAQNSTIPVVALTVRNSLRDRITVARLGGQAFLHKPISLTEVLRVVTKLLNPAPPSEAKVLVVAHESQILEQIIELLPPWGLQVTTLADPEQFWEILTATVPDLLILDVEMPEFSGIELCQVVRQDPQWADLPILLMTSYGDSEVIHRVFDAGADDFVGKPIIPPELIARITRRLEWTRLRKRNR, from the coding sequence GTGAGAATCCTGTTGATTGAATCCGAATCCCAGACGACTGCTGCGATTACCACCGCTCTGAATGCTCAACAGTATGCGATCGATGCTGTCGATCAGGGTCAAGTCGCGATCGAAATGGTGCAAGCTTATGAATATGATCTGCTGATCATGACCGCTGGAGCAGAACTTGCGGAGATTCGTTGGTGTCGAACATTACGATCGCAAAATTACTCTGCGCCGATTCTGATGTTGATGACGACGAACAATAGTCGCGATCGTGTGCTCGCCCTCAATGCAGGAGCAGACGATTGTTTAGCCAAACCCTTTGATATTGCAGAACTTGTCGCACGAGTTCAATCCCTGCTCCGCCGTCGGCAAGCAGTCTTTACTTCAAGCCTAGACTGGGATGCGCTTAAACTTTATCCCGATAGCCGTCGGGTCACTTGGCAAGATAATCCCCTGAGCTTGACAGCGAAAGAATTTCGGCTGTTGCAGCTTTTTCTTGAAAACCCACTGCGAATTTTTAGCAAAGATGTCATTCTCGATCGCTTGTGGGACGCTTCAGAAGCACCGGGAGAAGGAACAGTCGCATCGCATATCAAAGGACTTCGACAAAAGCTCAAGGCAAGCGGGATCACCTATGAAGTGATTGAAACCATTTATGGACTGGGATATCGGCTCACGCCACCCCCGGATGCAAAAAATAAGTCTACTCTTTCATCTCCCGATCGCGCTGTCTTACAACAAGAAGTTTTAGCAGAAGTCGCTGCAATGCAAGCCGACTTGAGAGAAAGCTTGGATGAAGAAGTTGCCATCTTTGAGCAATTTGCAGCGCAATTAGTGGCTGGACAACTTAATCAGAGCTTGCTGTCGCAAGCCCAATATCAAGCTCATCAACTCATCGGTACGCTCGGCTCGTTAGGGCTTTCAGAAGGATCTCAAGTTGCCCAGCAAATCGATCAACTTCTCCAGACCTCGGGATCATTAGGACAAGCTGACGCAGAGCGTCTCTTACAACTAGTGGCGTCACTCTCGATCGCGATTGCAGCCGCACCCAGTATTGCCATTCCCGCTCTGAGTCCCAACGTGGATTCGATTCGACTCCTGATTATCGATGATGATACAACGCTGACCAAAGTGCTGAGACGAGCCGCGATCGCGACTGGATTTGAAGTAGAAGTCGCAACAACCTTAGAGCAAGGTCGCGCGGCATTACGTCGCTCCTATAGTGGAGAAATTCCGCCTCCTGATGTTGTCTTACTTGATTTGATTTTTGCAGATTCCGAGGAAGATGGATTGAGCCTACTATCAGAATTGGCTGCGCAAAATTCAACCATTCCAGTTGTGGCATTAACTGTGAGAAATAGTTTGCGCGATCGCATTACAGTCGCTCGTCTTGGTGGACAAGCTTTTCTGCATAAACCCATTTCACTCACGGAGGTGTTGCGAGTTGTGACCAAACTGCTAAACCCGGCTCCACCTTCAGAAGCAAAGGTGCTGGTTGTCGCTCATGAATCACAAATCCTCGAACAGATTATTGAACTCCTACCTCCGTGGGGGTTGCAAGTTACGACCTTAGCTGATCCCGAGCAATTTTGGGAAATCTTGACGGCAACGGTTCCTGACTTGCTGATTTTAGATGTCGAAATGCCAGAGTTTAGCGGCATTGAACTCTGTCAAGTGGTGCGTCAAGATCCGCAGTGGGCAGATTTGCCCATTTTATTGATGACGAGCTATGGCGATTCTGAGGTGATTCATCGTGTATTTGATGCAGGAGCAGATGACTTTGTCGGCAAGCCGATAATTCCGCCAGAACTCATTGCTCGCATTACGCGCCGCTTGGAATGGACACGCCTACGCAAACGAAACCGATAA
- a CDS encoding hybrid sensor histidine kinase/response regulator: MTDDYRKILIVDDSLIDHEIYRRYLQQDGGQTDQIWQAESGATGLFLYQQESPDVILLDFSLPDMTGLEFLQQLQPQQDHQFTPVILLTERGDEEIAVAALKSGASDYLAKNKTTPEKLRRAVDQVIEKAELKRQLERSQRRFYTSIDNMLECCAIYQSVRDAQGQIVDFVVDYVNAATCAANQMEASEQVGKSLSDFIAEDYYANIFAGCCSVVETGRPQRRELVFRNPSCDSAAQAFEVSVAKLEDGFVVCWLDISEKKRLELALQKANEDLEQRFRDHTADLLKANPQFQQNFRERQPIEAEFRVLSEAAPVGIFRTDAQGGCIYVNPRAQAICGYTFEEALGDGWQQLIHPDDYQQVLPHWIDSAKAQTEFLEEIRFVHRDHTVHLVRATTAPILSDTGELIGHVGTIEDVTERNVIERMKREFLSIVSHELKTPLTSMRGALALLSSGRLLDDPETAQEMLEIAKVDTERLVRLVDDLLDLERLEAHQLILTKQWCDTASLMRRSIESLQLLAEESRLTLVCQPLNVEIFVDGDRIVQTLINLLGNAIKFSSEGSEVYLKAELVNGDQWVRFQVRDWGRGIPQDKLDLIFERFQQANATDARQHGGTGLGLAISRDLVQLHGGQIWVESTLGEGSTFYFTVPIR, translated from the coding sequence ATGACAGACGATTACCGAAAAATTCTGATCGTAGATGATTCGCTCATAGATCATGAAATCTATCGCCGCTATCTACAACAAGATGGCGGTCAGACTGATCAAATTTGGCAAGCAGAATCGGGAGCAACGGGATTGTTTCTCTATCAACAGGAGTCACCTGATGTCATTTTGCTAGATTTTTCGCTGCCCGATATGACAGGATTAGAGTTTTTACAGCAGTTACAGCCGCAGCAAGATCACCAGTTCACTCCTGTGATTCTGTTGACTGAACGCGGCGATGAGGAAATTGCAGTCGCTGCACTGAAAAGCGGGGCATCTGACTATTTAGCAAAAAATAAAACGACACCCGAGAAACTGAGACGAGCCGTAGATCAGGTCATTGAGAAAGCTGAATTGAAGCGGCAACTTGAGCGCAGTCAGCGCCGTTTTTATACGTCGATCGACAACATGCTAGAGTGTTGTGCAATTTATCAGAGTGTTCGAGACGCTCAAGGACAGATTGTTGATTTTGTCGTGGATTATGTGAATGCTGCAACCTGCGCTGCCAATCAAATGGAGGCGAGCGAACAAGTTGGGAAATCCCTGTCTGATTTTATTGCTGAAGACTATTATGCCAACATCTTTGCAGGCTGTTGCTCTGTCGTTGAAACTGGAAGACCGCAGAGACGTGAGTTAGTGTTTAGGAATCCCTCTTGTGATTCAGCGGCTCAAGCCTTTGAGGTCAGTGTCGCAAAACTTGAAGATGGATTTGTGGTATGTTGGCTTGATATTTCTGAAAAAAAGCGGCTCGAACTTGCATTACAGAAAGCAAACGAAGACTTAGAACAGCGCTTCCGAGATCACACAGCAGATCTTCTCAAAGCCAATCCCCAGTTTCAGCAGAACTTCCGAGAACGTCAACCTATAGAAGCTGAGTTTCGCGTTTTGAGTGAAGCTGCTCCGGTTGGCATTTTTCGCACGGATGCTCAAGGCGGCTGTATCTATGTCAACCCTCGTGCTCAAGCCATTTGTGGCTATACGTTTGAAGAAGCACTGGGTGATGGATGGCAGCAATTAATTCACCCGGATGATTATCAGCAAGTGCTACCGCACTGGATAGACTCGGCGAAAGCTCAAACTGAATTTTTAGAAGAGATCCGGTTTGTTCATCGCGACCATACCGTGCATCTTGTGCGGGCAACAACGGCTCCAATTTTGTCGGATACGGGTGAGCTGATTGGGCATGTTGGCACGATCGAAGATGTGACTGAACGCAATGTGATCGAGCGAATGAAACGTGAGTTTTTGTCGATCGTGTCGCATGAATTAAAAACGCCCCTGACTTCGATGCGAGGAGCGCTAGCACTTTTATCGAGCGGTCGTTTATTAGATGATCCCGAAACTGCTCAAGAAATGCTCGAAATTGCGAAAGTAGATACAGAACGGCTCGTGCGCTTGGTTGATGATCTGCTCGATCTAGAACGTTTAGAGGCTCATCAGCTAATTTTAACGAAACAATGGTGTGATACAGCGAGTTTAATGCGTCGATCGATTGAGAGTTTGCAACTTCTGGCAGAAGAGTCACGATTAACCCTAGTTTGCCAGCCGTTGAACGTCGAAATTTTTGTCGATGGCGATCGCATTGTACAAACGCTGATTAATCTATTAGGGAATGCGATTAAATTCTCCTCTGAAGGCAGTGAGGTCTATTTGAAGGCAGAATTGGTCAACGGCGATCAGTGGGTACGTTTCCAAGTTAGAGATTGGGGCAGAGGAATTCCGCAAGATAAGCTTGACCTGATTTTTGAGCGATTTCAACAGGCGAATGCCACGGATGCGCGACAACATGGAGGGACTGGCTTGGGATTGGCAATCAGTCGCGATCTGGTGCAGCTGCACGGTGGGCAAATTTGGGTAGAGAGTACGCTAGGTGAGGGCAGCACCTTCTATTTTACTGTTCCGATTCGCTAA
- a CDS encoding SLC26A/SulP transporter family protein — protein MISNSIAGAIMGLLTVTSAVSFGALIFSGELEPYMPFGIGLLLFSSVIISAVISALSSYPAIVATIAEVTVPIFGLIARQIVTAMPDASVEQKLMTVVATLAINSLVTGIIFLGLGWFKLGSFVRFIPYPVVGGFLAGIGALLLVAAFQTVSGLDLEPFSLAAFFQTNAVLQWLPGALFAVAMFVLPQRITHVLVYPGIIAGTVALFYAALAVTGTSIADATERGWLLGNVPSDGLYRFVSFAAIQQADWNVIIQQIPTLAALWLVSAIALLLHCNGVELVASRDLDLNQELKAAGIASLLAGLGGGVGGFASAGENALSHQLGARGRLVGWIVAALCLAMLLGGASLLSFFPKFILIGMPLLITIEFFNEWLYEAWFKFARADYAIILLIVIVTVTVGFLQAIGVGLVAAIVLFVISYSRLTVIRRISNGAYHHSNVLWTSDELETLEAQGNQAYIVELQGLIFFGTANKLLNQVRDRIHDEQLPPVCYVILDFRMVRDLDASAVLSFAKLKQVATQKQIHLVYTHLSTQAKRRLEQGECLEEADPFCHLFADLDRGLEWYEGKVLQQYHPLCEDQGLTPEAALAAHLKADFSDPKQVDRLMSCLEVCHLAEGEYLFHQGDPFDGLYFVASGQVSVVLNFSDEQNKRIRTYTIGNTIGEMGLYRRTARMASVVADKPSTLYFLSAETFERIETSDPMLASNIHRFIVALLAERLQHRENELSHLLESV, from the coding sequence ATGATCTCAAATAGTATTGCAGGCGCAATCATGGGTCTGCTCACCGTGACGAGTGCAGTATCGTTTGGGGCGCTTATCTTCTCAGGAGAGCTAGAACCCTATATGCCGTTTGGAATCGGGCTACTTCTTTTTAGCTCGGTGATCATCAGTGCTGTGATTTCTGCCCTCAGTTCCTATCCTGCGATCGTGGCGACGATCGCAGAAGTGACAGTTCCGATCTTTGGTCTGATTGCTCGCCAGATTGTGACAGCAATGCCAGATGCATCGGTAGAGCAAAAGCTGATGACCGTTGTCGCAACGTTAGCGATTAATAGTTTAGTGACCGGCATCATTTTTCTGGGATTGGGCTGGTTCAAACTCGGCAGTTTTGTCCGATTTATTCCCTATCCAGTTGTGGGTGGCTTTCTCGCAGGTATCGGTGCGCTGCTTTTGGTCGCTGCATTTCAGACTGTATCGGGGTTAGATCTAGAGCCGTTTTCGCTGGCAGCTTTCTTTCAAACCAATGCGGTGCTGCAATGGCTTCCAGGAGCATTGTTTGCTGTAGCGATGTTTGTGTTACCGCAGCGAATTACGCATGTCTTAGTTTATCCCGGCATTATTGCCGGAACAGTGGCACTGTTTTATGCGGCTCTCGCAGTCACAGGAACCTCGATCGCTGACGCAACAGAACGAGGCTGGCTGTTAGGCAATGTTCCTAGTGATGGGCTGTATCGCTTTGTTAGTTTTGCAGCCATTCAGCAGGCAGACTGGAATGTAATTATTCAGCAGATTCCGACGCTGGCAGCGCTTTGGTTGGTTTCCGCGATCGCGCTGCTGCTGCACTGTAATGGCGTTGAACTGGTTGCATCGCGGGATCTCGACCTCAATCAGGAATTGAAAGCCGCAGGAATTGCGTCGTTGTTGGCAGGATTGGGAGGCGGAGTCGGCGGATTTGCCAGTGCCGGGGAGAATGCTTTGTCTCACCAGTTAGGAGCGCGAGGCAGATTAGTAGGATGGATCGTTGCAGCACTGTGTCTTGCAATGCTGTTAGGCGGAGCATCATTGCTCTCTTTCTTTCCCAAGTTTATTTTGATTGGGATGCCGCTGCTGATTACGATCGAGTTCTTTAACGAATGGCTCTATGAAGCTTGGTTTAAGTTTGCTCGTGCCGATTATGCGATCATTCTGCTGATCGTGATTGTGACGGTGACGGTTGGCTTTCTCCAAGCCATTGGCGTAGGATTAGTGGCGGCGATTGTCCTGTTTGTGATTAGCTACAGTCGGTTGACGGTGATTCGTCGGATTAGCAATGGAGCCTACCATCACAGCAATGTGTTGTGGACTTCTGATGAGCTAGAAACCCTTGAAGCACAAGGAAACCAGGCTTACATCGTCGAATTACAGGGCTTGATCTTTTTTGGGACAGCTAACAAGTTGCTGAATCAAGTGCGCGATCGCATTCATGACGAACAGCTACCGCCTGTGTGCTATGTGATTTTAGATTTTCGGATGGTGAGAGATCTCGATGCTTCAGCCGTTCTGAGCTTTGCTAAACTCAAGCAGGTTGCAACCCAAAAGCAGATTCATCTGGTCTACACTCATCTGTCTACGCAAGCAAAACGGCGATTGGAACAGGGGGAATGTCTTGAGGAAGCTGATCCGTTCTGCCATCTTTTTGCAGATTTAGACCGAGGGCTAGAATGGTACGAAGGCAAAGTGCTGCAACAATATCATCCCTTGTGTGAAGATCAAGGACTGACACCCGAAGCGGCGTTAGCGGCTCATCTCAAAGCTGACTTTTCTGATCCAAAACAAGTCGATCGCTTAATGAGTTGCCTGGAAGTTTGCCATTTAGCAGAAGGAGAATATCTTTTTCATCAAGGCGATCCGTTTGATGGATTGTATTTTGTTGCGTCGGGACAAGTCAGTGTGGTGCTAAATTTCAGCGATGAACAGAACAAACGCATCCGAACCTACACCATTGGTAACACAATCGGGGAAATGGGGCTTTATCGTCGCACAGCACGCATGGCATCTGTGGTTGCTGATAAGCCGAGCACCTTGTATTTCTTATCGGCTGAAACGTTCGAGCGGATTGAAACCTCTGACCCAATGCTGGCATCGAACATTCACCGTTTTATTGTGGCTTTACTCGCTGAGCGACTCCAACATCGGGAGAATGAACTCAGTCACCTGTTGGAATCCGTCTAA
- a CDS encoding DNA adenine methylase: MMTQVKTPVSPRPFIKWAGGKTQLISQYADYFPDRYLNYYEPFVGGGAIFFHLQPTSAVLFDINLELVNVYRCVRDRLEELVDRLEEHHEQHSSEHYYAVRAAMQISKSEDWFAQGSNVDRAARFIYLNKTCFNGLYRENSKGHFNVPLGSYKNPAIYDPEILRADSIALQSAEIQPGSFDQVLQYAHTSDDFVYFDPPYYPISPTSNFTAYNRYAFGEEKQIQLRDVVKELSDRGVKVMLSNSDCEFVRDLYQDFNIHTIHATRNINCNAEKRGKITEVLVTTY, translated from the coding sequence ATGATGACTCAAGTGAAAACCCCGGTTTCGCCGCGTCCTTTTATTAAGTGGGCAGGCGGAAAAACTCAACTAATTTCGCAGTACGCTGACTATTTTCCCGATCGCTATTTGAATTACTATGAGCCATTTGTCGGTGGCGGTGCGATCTTTTTCCACCTGCAACCGACGAGCGCGGTATTGTTTGATATTAATCTCGAATTGGTGAATGTGTATCGCTGTGTGCGCGATCGGCTGGAGGAATTAGTCGATCGCTTAGAAGAACATCACGAACAGCATAGTTCTGAACATTACTATGCCGTGCGTGCTGCTATGCAAATCTCAAAATCCGAAGATTGGTTTGCTCAAGGCTCGAATGTTGATCGAGCAGCACGATTTATTTATCTCAATAAAACTTGCTTCAATGGGTTGTATCGCGAAAATTCTAAAGGGCATTTCAATGTGCCGTTAGGAAGTTATAAGAACCCGGCGATTTATGATCCAGAGATTTTGCGAGCAGATTCGATCGCGCTTCAGTCGGCTGAGATTCAACCGGGATCGTTTGATCAAGTGCTGCAATATGCTCACACGTCTGATGATTTTGTCTATTTCGATCCGCCTTACTACCCGATTAGCCCGACGAGCAATTTTACAGCTTACAATCGCTATGCCTTTGGCGAAGAAAAGCAGATCCAGTTGCGCGATGTGGTGAAAGAATTAAGCGATCGCGGCGTGAAGGTGATGTTATCGAATTCCGATTGTGAGTTTGTGCGCGACTTATACCAAGATTTCAATATTCATACAATTCACGCAACTCGCAATATTAACTGCAATGCTGAAAAACGTGGCAAAATCACCGAAGTCTTAGTGACAACCTATTAG